The DNA segment ACTGCAGTCTCCAGAACAGCACAGCTCCTGTTCTGAAAGGAGGGCGACCGTCTTACTGCAGTCTCCAGAACAGCACAGCTCCTGTTCTGAAAGGAGGGCGGCCGTCTTACTGCAGTCTCCAGAACAGCACAGCTCCTGTTCTGAAAGGAGGGCGACCGTCTTACTGCAGTCTCCAGAACAGCACAGCTCCTGTTCTGAAAGGAGGGCGGCCGTCTTACTCACAGGCCTGGACGGTGCTGCGGCTACATCTCATGCTTACTGCTTTTTctttgtaagattatttcatattttatgaacATGCGTGCtttgcctgagtgtgtgtatatgtatatgtataccatgtgcatgtctggtgccctagaggagggaagagggcatTGGTTATCCTGGGACTGGACTCAGATGGTGTGAACTGCATGGTGCTGAGATCTTCTTAGTGCTCTTGAAACTGACCAGCTCTCCAACTCACTTCAAAactactttctcctcctccccctatctccttcttccttctttccttcattcctcttcttcctcctcttctttttctagacagggtctctctgtgtagccttggttgtcctggaactcactctgtagaccaggctgacctcgaaatcacagagatccacctgcttctgcctcccgagtgctgggaccaaagggcTGTACCAACAGTCCCAGCCCCAAATttccttttggagacaaggcTCTGTGTCGCTCAGCTCCACTGGGTCCCTGGGTGCAGTGACCTTCCTGCACAGCTGGGACACAGGCTATTTCCTGTACGCAGCTTAGACAGGAGTGGAGTCTCAGTCTGGATGAGTCAGGGGTTTCAGACACTGCTAAGTGGGAACGAAAGGCTTCCAAAGGGAGACCCCACCTCCCTGGAGGAGCAGCTGTGGAATCAGTTCTAGGGGTTCCATTTGAAGACTCACCCCTACCCTCAGCTCAGCTCCTTTGTCCATCTCCCCTTGGGTTTCCTTAGCTTGAGGTGATCCTGTCTTGAAGACATCCCTGACATCAATAGAAAACGCTTCCTGGCCTAAaagtctctcctccctcctgactTCTCCTGaggcacaccacaccacataacCAACTCACCTGCACCCCAAATTCAGAACCTCACTTCAACTAATGGCAGGCCACTTTAGTGGGTCCTAATATCTCATGGGTTTGACAAAGTGGGGTGGAGCTTCTAGCATCCAACTGTTGTTTTGGGCACTCCGAAAGGAGAGCCCCTGAAACGTGATAAGGCCTTTAAAACCTGTTGACTCTGCTCCCTGGAGGACACAGGGAGCACAGGGGTGAGGGAGTAGGGTTGGGGTGAATATGCCTGCTTCTCACactgtctgtggtggtttgaatatgaatggtCCACATACACTCtgtgtttgagtgcttggcccacagggagtgacattattaggtcacttggaggaagtatgtcattgtgggtggttttgaggtctcagatgctcaagcatCTGTGTGACATTCACGTCTGctccctccttctccagcaccatgtctgcatgctgtcacccttcccaccatgataacTGAAATGGACACaccctctaaactgtaagcagCCCCAGGAAAAAGTTCTCCCTTAGAGAAGTTGCAGCAGCcgtggtgcctcttcacagcagtgAGTGGTGCTGGTCTACTACAATGTCCCTGCTGCCCAAGCAGTAAGCCAGGCTTACACGTCAAGCAGAGGCTCTGGTCTTGCTCTGAGGACACTACAGCAGCCCCATTAAAAACAGTTGTGCCTGGATCCTCTGCATGACCCTGGGCCTCTCATACACTAGGTAACTTCCCCAAGGAGTGCTCCCACACATTAGGTAACTTCCCCAAGGAGTGCTCCCACACATTAGGTAACTTTTCTGAGTCCTCTCATACATTAGGTAACTTCTCTGAGTCCTCTCATACATTAGGTAACTTCTCTGAGTCCTCTCATACATTAGGTAACTTCTCTGAGTCCTCTCATACATTAGGTAACTTCTCTGAGTCCTCTCATACATTAGGTAACTTCTCTGAGTCCTCTCATACATTAGGTAACTTCTCTGAGTCCTCTCATACATTAGGTAACTTCTCTGAGTCCTCTCATACATTAGGTAACTTCTCTGAGTCCTCTCATACATTAGGTAACTTCCCCAAGGAGTGCTCCCACACATTAGGTAACTTCCCCAAGGAGTGCTCCCACACATTAGGTAACTTCTCTGAGTCCTCTCATACATTAGGTAACTTCTCTGAGTCCTCTCATACATTAGGTAACTTCTCTGAGTCCTCTCATACATTAGGTAACTTCTCTGAGTCCTCTCATACATTAGGTAACTTCCCCAAGGAGTGCTCCCACACATTAGGTAACTTCTCTGAGTCCTCCCACACATTAGGTAACTTCTCTGAGTCCTCCCACACATTAGGTAACTTCTCTGAGTCCTCTCATACATTAGGTAACTCCCCAAGGAGTGCTCCCACACATTAGGTAACTTCCTCAGGAGTCCTCCCCCCATATTAAATAATGTCCCCAGGAGTCCTCCCTCGACTTAGGTAATGTCATCTAAAGTCTTCCTCATAAGACTTATCTTCTTCCAGGGGCAGGAAGGCTCACCTGGGACACCGTGATACCGCCCTTCCTGGCCAGTTCTTCTTTGGTCTCTTCGCTGGGGTAAGGGTTGCTCAAATGGGAGTAGAAATATTCATTCAGCACTTCAGTGGCCTGCTTGCTGAAGTTCCGCCGCTTCCGCCTGCAGATAGAGAGCCTCCTTCTGTGGTGTTCGCCATGGCCCTCACATCCATATCTCCTGgcagtctatgtgtgtgtgcacgtgtgcgtgtgtgtgcgtgtgaaggcCGAGGTtgatgtcctgtgtgtgtgtgcacgtgcgcgtgtgtgtgcgtgtgaaggcCGAGGTtgatgtcctgtgtgtgtgtgcacgtgtgcgtgtgtgtgcgtgtgaaggcCGAGGTtgatgtcctgtgtgtgtgtgcacgtgcgcgtgtgtgtgcgtgtgaaggcCGAGGTtgatgtcctgtgtgtgtgtgcacgtgcgcgtgtgtgtgcgtgtgaaggcCGAGGTtgatgtcctgtgtgtgtgtgcacgtgtgtgtgcgtgtgaaggcCGAGGTtgatgtcctgtgtgtgtgtgcacgtgcgcgtgtgtgtgcgtgtgaaggcCGAGGTtgatgtcctgtgtgtgtgtgcgcgtgtgtgtgcgtgtgaaggcCGAGGTtgatgtcctgtgtgtgtgtgcacgtgcgcgtgtgtgtgcgtgtgaaggcCGAGGTtgatgtcctgtgtgtgtgtgcacgtgcgcgtgtgtgtgcgtgtgaaggcCGAGGTtgatgtcctgtgtgtgtgtgcgcgtgtgtgtgcgtgtgaaggcCGAGGTtgatgtcctgtgtgtgtgtacacgtgcgcgtgtgtgtgcgtgtgaaggcCAAGGTtgatgtcctgtgtgtgtgtgcacgtgcgcgtgtgtgtgcgtgtgaaggcCAAGGTtgatgtcctgtgtgtgtgtgcacgtgcgcgtgtgtgtgcgtgtgaaggcCGAGGTTGATGTCCTGTGgtcctctgtcactctccactagtctctcactgaacctggaactcactgatctgGCTGGACTGGCGGATCAGCAAGCCCCGGGGATTCACCATCTCCACATTTTCAGTGCCTAGCTGCAGCAGCTTtattagtatatgtgtgtgtgcctgtgtatgtgtgtctgtctgtgtgtctgtgtatgtgtgcctgtgtatgtgtgtctgtgtatgtgtgtctgtgtgtctgtctgtgtgtctgtgtatgtgtgcctgtgtctgtgtgtctgtgtctgtgtgtctgtctgtgtgtctgtgtatgtgtgtgtctgtgcagatagggagaggtcaggagacaacttttTGGCAATTGGTTCCCCCTGTCCATCATGGCTTCTGGTGTGGAGAACCAGACCAATCCAAGACTTTCTCAGAGACCCTGATGAAAGAACAAAGGGAACAATAAATAGTTCCATGTCCTTGTCCAGGAGTGGACTTGGAAATGCCAGTCTGATGCTGGAGTCAAGGTGGCAGCTTCTGGGGACACAATATTTCCTCTTGGGCTTTGGTTAATTAAGCATCTGTCTGAGGTGTCCCATGTTCCCTTTGCCAAAACTGTCTGATTTAGCTCTCTGCTAAACCTGGCCATTTCCCCCCTGTAAACAGTATACAGGATGCTACACTTCTTAAGAAACCAGTTTAGCCTAAGTATCACTTATGCAAGGCCTCCTGGTCCCAGCCATTGCTTACTGCTCCTCTGCCAATCTCACACTTGACACATTCAGGATCCTTAGACAGGTTCTGGTCATTCTGGGAATCTAATTCAGGTCTTGAGACTCTTGCAACAAGTTCTTTTACCCAtggagtcatcttgctggcccacacctgctttttatgtgggtgttaggTCACAAAACTAGGTCTTTCTGTGTTTATGTGGGTGTTAGGTCACAAAACTAGGTCTTTCTGTCTGCATGGCCAacactttactggctgagccacctctcgtTCCTGATCTTCTGCAGTTTTGAGAACAGCCATACAGGGCTCGAGAGACGCCGCAGTGGGTAATGAACAAGTATGGGCCCCTGAGTCTGAGCCATATTTGTCAGCGGCTGCAGTGCTCCTGTGGCAAGATGAGCAGAACACACAACACTCCAGCCTGTCCAGCCTGGCATACACACAACACTCCAGCCTGtccagcctggcatacacagaACACTCCAGCCTGtccagcctggcatacacagaACACTCCAGCCTGtccagcctggcatacacagaACACTCCAGCCTGTCCAGCCTGGCATACACACAACACTCCAGCCTGtccagcctggcatacacagaACACTCCAGCCTGTCCAGCCTGGCATACACACAACACTCCAGCCTGTCCAGCCTGGCATACACACAACACTCCAGCCTGtccagcctggcatacacagaACACTCCAGCCTGtccagcctggcatacacagaACACTCCAGCCTGTCCAGCCTGGCATACACACAACACTCCAGCCTGtccagcctggcatacacagaACACTCCAGCCTGtccagcctggcatacacagaACACTCCAGCCTGTCCAGCCTGGCATACACACAACACTCCAGCCTGTCCAGCCTGGCATACACACAACACTCCAGCCTGtccagcctggcatacacagaACACTCCAGCCTGTCCAGCCTGGCATACACACAACACTCCAGCCTGtccagcctggcatacacagaACACTCCAGCCTGtccagcctggcatacacagaACACTCCAGCCTGtccagcctggcatacacagaACACTCCAGCCTGtccagcctggcatacacagaACACTCCAGCCTGtccagcctggcatacacagtGGACAGCATCAGACATCATGAGAGGTGAAGACCAATACCCGAGGTTGTCTTCTGATGCCCACGTTGGGCCATTCACACACAGGTTAAAACAAACCAGCAGTTAGTACTTTGGGTCTTCTCCCAGGGAAGGTGTGTGAGGCCTGGCTGACCTCTGCATGGATTTAAATCCAagacagggctggggtggggctcagtGGTAGGGAGAACAAAGTCCCCAGTTCAATCTTAAAACTACAAGGCAGACACCAGAGGTAGCACTGATCCTGCTTAAAAGTCCTAAGAACCAACCCTTGGGAAACCCGGTGGCATGTAGCCCTGACCTGGCATCCAGGAGCCGTGAGCGCAGGGTCATGACAGCCTCGCAGGTGCTCTGCTTGAGCTGCCTCTGGATGGCGCTGAACTTGCTGTGGATGACGCCCACCATGCGCTCCATCTCCTTGGAGGACACAGGCCTCACCCTGCTCTGTTCCCGAAGAAGGTTGGTGACATGTGTGGTGAACTCACGACAGGCCTGGGATGGAGAAGGAGCCAGCCTGTGACTAAGCAGGCCTGGGATGGAGAAGGGGGCCAGCCTGTGACTAAGCAGGCCTGGGATGGAGAAGGGGGGCCAGCCTGTGACTAAGCAGGCCTGGGATGGAGAAGGGGGGCCAGCCTGTGACTAAGCAGCCGGGTGCAGTAAGCTCCACAGCTGACCACATCTGCCACCCCCACAGCCCACACACAGGTCAGTTTCTGAAGAGTGAGGGAAAGGGCTTTCAGCCGTCTCTGCAGTGACAGACTACAGTGGGCTGTCCCTGCTCTGCCACAGAGGAGGGGGTTAGTGTCCACATCCGACTGTGGCCAGTGCACATTCATATGAGAAACTCTTGCGTGCAGAAAGATCACCTGTTCATACTTCTCTAGCTCAGAGTGGTAAATCTGTCGGATCTGGGACAGCTTGGCCCTGTAGTCTGAGTGCTCAATGCTATTGTCATTTGGACAGCCACCTGGTGTTGCTGTggtgcctgctgctgctcctcgTCCTCTCTTCTCTGGCCTGGACACACCCTCAGCCAGCAGCATATTATCCAGCCTCAGGAGCTGAGCGTCGGGAGGATCCTCTTCCTCATGCCGGATGCTCATGGCTAGATGAAGAAGACAGGCAGATGTGTTCTCTGCAGAGAAAAGTAGCCAGGACCAAGTGGCACTGGAACCATGGCTGGGCATCACTTGAAAACATTTGAATTATGTATACATGTGCGCCTGCGTGTGTGCAGATCTCCTAGGAGTCCAGGctggggtgtcagatccccataCCCTGCGTCACAGGCAGCTGTAAGCTGCCCAGTCAGTGCAGGTGCTGTGAACTCAACTcagtctctgcaagagcaggaaacaCTCTAAACCTCCAAACCATCTCTAGCCCCTTTATTACCACACTGGATCAGAGACACCTAGGAACCTACTGGAACACTGACCCAAATGTCGTCTTCAGGAGCACAGTCCTGGTCATGCAGAGGACGCCAGGACAGTGCAGCACATGTGGCCGGAACCTGACAGCCACGTGAGAACACAGCCAGGGCTGGGTAGGAACGCTGAAGTGCTGGGAGGGGCATTCTGGTGCTGGTGTCAAGACAAGGTAGGTGCAGggctggtgagagggctcagtgggtaaaggagcttgctgccaagcatgTTGACTTGAAATCaatctacatggtagaaggagaatcAAATCCTGCGGCTCTGAGCTACATGTGCCTCTCCTTGCCCTCCTCCAAAGTAAATAGTGTGAGAAAGTATTAGATAAATGGCCTACCACTGGGATTGCACAGTACTGCACTGATGGGCTCTGCTATGTGTCTATGtcctacatgtgtgcacacttgggcgtggtctcttatagtGTAAAAGCAGAGGTAAACGTACATCTGCTCTCTTGCTTCGGGCTCCTGCttccggctgctagactctgttcctgttcacgCAGAGGACTATTGTCTAGGACAGcaatctgtaagttttccccttaaataaataacccttttattattcataattctgaagtggtatgggattgttttgtgagTTATGTCATCTCTAATGTGTCTGTACATGCATATGtccctgtgtgtatatgcatgcttgCATCTGTGTCAGTGTGCACTAGTGTATGCGACcatgtgtccatgtatgtgtggAGGGCAGCACACCtataaagcagaaaaggaaaggctTCATCAGGTGCTAGTGACCAGGCTTGTGTCTGTATTTCCTACACCACACACCTCTGTTacagacatacatccaggcaaatactaatacacataaaatgaaaaataagtcagGTGAtggtgtgtagtaatatgggtggcggcagggctgcgtccccaacccccagacgcctgcccggctagcttatgccccgaaataattacacggacactgtattcttttaaacactgcttggcccatgagctatagtccttactggctaattctgatatcccgatcaacccatttctaataaactgtagcaccggtcttaccgggaagattctagcctaagtccatcctgggtcagagctggggcatggcgtctctctgaggtgtctgctcctgagaggagagctgtcgagtctgacctcacttcctcttcctcccagcgttttgttctgtctactccacccacctaagggtgggcctatccaatgggcctaacagtttctttattgcttagccaatgaaatcaacagattgatatatgacactcccacatcacttcccctttttctgtttaaacaaaaaaaggaaggctttaaccttaacatagcaaaattacatataacaaaacagttatcaagtaaaagttacaataatctttatcataactaaggaaaactataactataactaactattcttaactccatcaaagactccagaaagatacaatactacctaagcaaacaagaaaaaagcaacttttaaaactctagaaatgacagacacatctcactgcctggacagtcacccaaagttcctctgtaccgttggggcatctatcttcagcctttaggcccatggtatccagcagacatttccataaagcaggaaaattcaaagtcagttcagtcactatctgttgtgtcctgcagaatgtctcgcagactctttcatgaatcaggaaccccgaaaaatcatctcaccttaggcaagttcagtagtcctctctctgcgggttctctgtgtccagtttatgcaacagtccaggcaagagcagtttcttgcccaaatggctatcaaactccataaggagcctcttcgatgcccatcttcctctcgaagtagattggtgctgccaggagcagagtgtctcattgtcatgaaaagtcctcagttattaaaacattaaatgtcctattctataatctttgaaagacatgaagaatgtctatctaaaatatatctctatatatctagaaaatctaactaacatgactacaagctttactgttatcgatgattatccattaacaacctatatttcttaattatacagtacatatttaaaggAACTAGacaattacaataccttaatcgagagcagaaatacatatacatatagcaaaattgaccttaaaatccacatcaatgcaaattactcatacctatatcatttccccctttaaatgtaaaagaacatttataaaccatatttgggaacgtgggcgcagttttttctctccaaactgcttcctgctgaatgggggcgtcattaattaggtctttcatggtataacctgtgtgctagtttcatctcagttgtcagttgagcaaagcaattttctgaagatgttcacagcaacccttcaggaggacgtggtccatcataccaaatcggaatagaagaaatccatagagtctcatcctctgtgaaaacaaaataagaaactcctttccaaagcatcatatccttagacccaaattctgaaatcgtaatacccttatatccattctggtttagcttggcagcccatgtaatgaaatatctctctgtacttagctccttcacagtcaaaaattttaaagaaaacacaatgtacataatccagactctctgtgaatttttcatttttacgcggcttatttttactctatcactttactttattctgtctctttaaagactttacttttacttttttctttttaaaccattaactttattctctatattctttttcttctctctcccaagcctacgtacattcatccaacagtgtgactcatttagtggtctgaatctgtcctattgtgaatctgcaattttttactatccaggagcacttttgatttgcgcctttaaatcactaggcacttaagaatctaagctgtgacattcctacattaactttttgctttttgagcataaatctttgacctgtagaccaggctgtctttgaactctcagagatccgcccgtctctgcctcccaggcattgggattaaaggtgtttgctactacaccttgaactcacagagatctgttctctctgccttctaggcactgggattaaaggcgtgtgctaccacaccttgaactcacagaggtctatctccctctgcctcccaagtgtagggattaaaggtgtgtactacgacacacaacaactctcttccttttttttttaagaacttcaacttttagcttgcatatatttttaacacactttaaaccattcagaaattttctctgtctttgaatctctctttactgtatatctctctttttctgaccacatgagtctttaatttgccaagcaatctcagtaggactaaaggcgtggctttgacggctggatccagcccattccttagctttccagcctcatggcggatgtacaggctgcagccacgtttgtagccacacctctatggcgtttcaaggtccctgccagccagcgagctacaacagacaacactcaagtcctctctcagtggctggccctcctgcctcaaacagagtttgccctggcaggacagcccagaagccggcatttttaaacggcacagcttttttcctgctacggctgaaaaccgaaaagcatgcattcagcttttcgtcaccaccatttaagtgtttcgtggcaggacctcttaatgagctgcagggatttgcagctgaagctgagtcaggaaaatttcaaaatggaggacgtaccattttgtgctagctctggggctaccaggtaggagcggcactcagcactttaattctgagactgagcgtgcagcacagaaattcttttcatccaagtaacatccaaatctgacacgcagagcactgcgcagtctgaaaacacgtctctgtatggcggcaggaatccgccatgctcttccgcctgcctaagcctgattcggccgtctgcccaggtgcaggcagggagcgctgagagccatcagcacggtctcagagcactctccttccgatcccaagtgggaacacaacataaagccagagtttgcactggcagcacagccccaaggagctgtgctttaaaatgacacagcgttttttctgctgctgttgccgaatcaggaaatctctctacagcacgccaccaacaaacagcaaaaatctgtgttaaactctctctccattatttttaagccttctcaggttttttaagtgggtttagtccatcacgtgggcgccatttgtagtaatatgggcggcggcagggctgcgtccccaacccccagacgcctgcccggctagcttatgccccgaaataattacacggacactgtattcttttaaacactgcttggcccatgagctatagtccttactggctaattctgatatcccgatcaacccatttctaataaactgtagcaccggtcttaccgggaagattctagcctaagtccatcctgggtaagagctggggcatggcgtctctctgaggtgtctgctcctgagaggagagctgtcgagtctgacctcacttcctcttcctcccagcgttttgttctgtctactccacccacctaagggtgggcctatccaatgggcctaacagtttctttattgcttagccaatgaaatcaacagattgatatatgacactcccacatcaatggtgggcacacctttaaacccagcacttgggggcagaggcaggcagatctatgagttcgagcccagcctggtctacagagggagtcccaggacagccaaggctacacagagaaaccctgtctcaaaaatcaaacaaacaaaagtaaataggACTAGAGGGAAGACGCAGCTTGCagaggttcagttctcagtatccACACTgcagctccaattccaggggatccaatgccctcttttggttcctttgggtaccaggcatgtacaaggtgcacagacatacatgtatgcaaacgCCTATCTCTCaactttgatggaggaaggtcattggttaagaaataaagaaactgcttggcctcataggttaaaacataggtgggaggagtaaacagaacagaatgctgggaggaagaggaagtgagcttagacttaacagctctgctctctggagcagagacgccatgctccccgctcccgggcagacacacacgatgaagctccgacccaggatggacgtaggctagaatcttcctagtaagcgcacctagcggtgctacacagatgattagaaatgggctaaattaatatgtgagaattagcctagaagaggctagatagaaatgggccaagcagtgtttaaaagaatacaatttgtgtgttgttatttcagggcataagctagcttggcggccggggtgctggggacagcccctgctcctattacaacacaacTTAGAGACCTGTGTCCTGTGTCTCTCATTATGACATATCTTGCCTCTGAATGGAAGGACAGCTCCCTGGCCAGTGGGCTGTGGGCATTAGGTCAGGATAATGGAGAAAATGCTTTTCTTGGCGGAGCAGAACTGAGAATCCCTTGCTCTCCTGCTGGCCTTACTCAAGTCCTGGAGGGGGGGCAATGGTGCCCCCAGCTTGCACTTCCCCCTTACTGTGGCATCATGGCTACCCTGCAGTTGTCAGCTCACAGGAGGCTTCAACACTTTCTTTGCTTGAGTACAAATCTGTCATTCCCCCGCCACACTATAACTGAAAGTATGCCCAGTTCAGCTACTCGAGCCTGTGGCTCGATGGCATGCCCAGCAAGAATGTGTGGCTCAGGCTGAGCCTGCCACCCTCCAGGGGCTACCTGCATGTGAGCCACCAAAAGTCCAGGGTATATAGGGTGAAGACAAGGGTTACAGTGTTCTGGCACACTGATCTGTCCCCATGGGAACTGTCTGACGCACAGGGGTGCCCTGCTGACATGCCATGCCTGCACCACCTGGTTCCTCCTTCAGCTAAGTGGGCGAAAGGAGCATCAGAAGTGACAGCTTGTCAAGACTACAGCCATGAAAAAGTATCTTCGTGTTTCTGAGTCTCATTTAGCTCAggctcactacgtagaccaggctgaccttgaactcccaaatctgcctgcctctcccattTCGGGATTACTCCACACttggttatttttgagacagggccttggtTAGTAGCCCAGGTCAGTCTTGAACTAACTCtcgttttctttgagacagagtctctctattatgtagctttggttgtcctggagctcagtatgtagaccaggctggcctcacacgcacagaggtccacctgcctctgtctccccgagcgctgggattaaaggcgcacctGGCCAGTCTTGAACTCTTTATTCTCCTGTGAATATCTATATGACACAGTGTCTCACAGAGTCTGGACTGGTCTCCTTGAATGTGCTATGTAGACAACAttgaattctttttgttgttgttgttggttttgtgtttttgttttttttttttt comes from the Microtus pennsylvanicus isolate mMicPen1 chromosome 9, mMicPen1.hap1, whole genome shotgun sequence genome and includes:
- the Pbx4 gene encoding pre-B-cell leukemia transcription factor 4, with product MAASLRPVPPRSAPRRPAPAAPLGRDTSDVLQQIMAITDQSLDEAQARKHALNCHRMKSALFSVLCEIKEKTAMSIRHEEEDPPDAQLLRLDNMLLAEGVSRPEKRGRGAAAGTTATPGGCPNDNSIEHSDYRAKLSQIRQIYHSELEKYEQACREFTTHVTNLLREQSRVRPVSSKEMERMVGVIHSKFSAIQRQLKQSTCEAVMTLRSRLLDARRKRRNFSKQATEVLNEYFYSHLSNPYPSEETKEELARKGGITVSQVSNWFGNKRIRYKKNTGKFQEEATMYTEKTSTATRARGPGGQPSPGSCGPFPLASGGDMVLTLQSLAFLQPPPGGVYFQPPAHSSWQRVTTPQPASPPAGDSAVSD